The following are encoded in a window of Magnolia sinica isolate HGM2019 chromosome 11, MsV1, whole genome shotgun sequence genomic DNA:
- the LOC131219556 gene encoding H/ACA ribonucleoprotein complex subunit 3-like protein encodes MYLQFYINENGDKVYTTKKESPLGMATQSAHPARFSPDDKYSRQRVLLKKRFGLLPIQKPPPKY; translated from the exons ATGTATCTTCAGTTCTATATAAATGAAAACGGAGATAAAGTTTACACCACCAAG AAAGAATCACCGCTTGGGATGGCAACACAGTCTGCTCATCCAG CTCGCTTCTCGCCGGATGACAAGTACTCAAGGCAGAGAGTGCTCCTGAAGAAGCGATTTGGATTGCTGCCGATCCAGAAACCACCACCCAAGTACTGA
- the LOC131218219 gene encoding 13S globulin basic chain-like, producing MDHAAGLEVQQHPNGLSIPCTECSLGTSLECHSMVYVTRGNGWVIVLEMFAVVKRAGNGGLEYITLKTNNNNAMTSTLAGNAFALMNAYRISKKEARSLNYNRWR from the exons AtggaccatgctgctggactggaagTCCAGCAGCATCCCAATGGGCTGAGCATCCCATGCACAG AATGCTCTCTTGGCACCTCACTGGAATGCCACAGCATGGTGTATGTGACTAGAGGCAACGGCTGGGTGATTGTCCTGGAGATGTTTGCCGTTGTCAAACGAGCTGGGAATGGAGGGTTGGAGTACATCACCTTAAAGACCAACAACAACAATGCAATGACCAGCACGCTTGCCGGGAATGCATTTGCTTTGATGAATGCTTACAGGATCTCCAAGAAGGAAGCAAGGAGTTTGAATTACAACAGGTGGAGATAA
- the LOC131219555 gene encoding putative lipid-transfer protein DIR1, whose protein sequence is MHCMVENLMQMANVNVGLVLVVLLAIAMEGGGAMKICDMDTTQLADCLPSIRGPSPSPPSNGCCDTIRTADLYCLCGYKNSYLLPSFGVDPKLAIQLPVKCGLTPPPECQQP, encoded by the exons ATGCATTGCATGGTAGAAAATCTGATGCAAATGGCTAATGTTAATGTGGGTCTGGTGCTGGTCGTGTTGCTGGCTATAGCCATGGAAGGTGGTGGGGCCATGAAGATATGTGACATGGACACGACCCAGTTGGCCGATTGTCTACCGTCGATCCGTGGCCCATCGCCATCGCCACCATCGAACGGCTGTTGTGATACTATACGTACGGCAGACTTGTATTGCCTCTGTGGCTACAAAAACTCGTATCTCCTCCCTTCTTTCGGCGTCGACCCAAAGCTCGCAATTCAACTGCCGGTGAAATGTGGGCTCACTCCACCACCCGAATGCCAGC AGCCTTGA